The window CTAGCCACTTCTTTCTAAAAACCAACCTCATGTTAGCGATTTACACTATTCTGTCTCATTAGCTACTTCGCAACCCAGATACTGCATTTTCTACTATTGTCTCTCTTTGAACAACGTCAAGTATCCGAAACGTTAGATTATTTCACTATTCACAGATAGTCATCTCACCGGCCTTTCCTATGAATTTCGTATGGACACATCAGTTCTCGTGATTAACATCGGTAAAATAGAAGAAGAATATTCTGGATATCTATCATTGGACAGTTAGTAGAGGAGAAGCAACCAACTGCCTTGTTGGTGTTAAAGTCTGTGACAACAAATTTTGAGGCATTGTTAACCTAATCATTGATAATTGGGAATATGCAGAAATCTATAGAGCAGATTGTTGTATCACATAGATAAAACATTAGGTAGATATAGAAAAATTCCATATTTCAAGGCCTCCttatccatttgctgtcaaataTCGACCCACAATATTGAAGTAAACTTtaaaacagtggttttcaaccaggattccgcggaaccttagggttccgccagtacagtccaggggttccgcaagaagttacataAATGCTAAACTCGACAGTAATtgttaattctcctgtgcagatatctATGTACATGTTTGGCCTACGTGTACATCTACGATTTGCACGCCAGCGTAGATGACCCTGAtccttggtgtgtatatgtaggccTACAACGTGTACAACTACGAGTTACTCGCTAGCGTAGATGACCCTGATCCttggtgtgtacatgtacgtgcacATCTACGAGTTGCATGCCAGCTTAGATGATGGTTTAGTTTCTTTTGTAAAATACGAGTGACTATATTTGGAAGAAACATTTTAACTGCGTAAGCCATTTAGGTGTTGTTGTTAATACGCCTTTTAAAAGATCTTTAGCTTTTTAAAAGGCGTTTTTGTAAAATCTTTTTCTTGTATGACGTCTATTAATATTTGATCAAATGTTACGATTAAAAAATTCGAAAGAAAGTTGAATTACttatgtagaaaaaaaataagaaatagggAAACTGATACTAAATTAtaagatatgtaaatatgcataaatattaattCCTTACAAGTTTCTGAAttagaataataaacaaataaatgccattttaaattcaaatccgaaaatctattttattattatatgcatatttactaaAAAAGATTAATAAAGAAAGCTAAATTTTACATCATTAAACTCGCTACACTTTAAAGATCATTTTGTCCTGCGACTATTaggtttgcttttatatatatatacaattctgcTTACAGCCTTACAAATATGGATAGATTTCTGAAACAAAAACGTAAGTTAGATACAGATGAAGAGACGCAGGGTCTGAGTCAGTCTGTTGAAGCTGCAGCCACTGCCAGTGATGCTGCCTCGTCGAAATTACTAAGAAATGATGGAATTAAACTGCAACTAAAAGTTCGTCAATATTGTGAAAACTTCATAGCTCTGGGATTTACTTAGACCGGAAACCCAGACTGCCCTTCACCTTTGTGTACTGTTTGTGGGGAGAAGCTGGCTAATAGTGTTATGGCACCAGCCAAACTGAAACAACACTTAACAACTAAACATCTAGAGTTGTCATGcaaaaatgaacaatattttaaaagagaATTGGCATTTAATAAAAGGCAAGTTTCTATGTTTGCCAAAAAGTTCAAGTTGAGTGACAAAGGACAAGAAGCAAGTTATGCTGTGGCGGAGATAGTTGCTAGAAAAATGAAATCTCATACCATCGCTGAAACTGTAATTTTACCTGCATGCCAGGAAATAGTGAGGATAATATTTGGAGAGGATGCTGTATCAGAGCTAAATAAAATTCCACTTTCTGACAACACGATAAGACATGTCAGGAGATATCGAGTGCAATATTAAGTCAAAAATACTGAAACATAAGTTGTTTGCACTTCAAGTTGATGAGAGTACAGACATCACTGGTAAATCACAGCTCCTTGTATTTGTTCGTTTTATTAATgatgaagctattgtagaagacgtcCTGTGTTGCAAAGAGTTGCCAGAAACAAGAAAAGGACAAGatgtatttgatgttttaaattcatatttagaGTATTGTGGATTGAACTGGAAAAACTGTGTTGGTATTTGTACAGATGGTGTCCCTGTAATGACAAGATGTCTTAAAGGCTTTGTCCTAATCGCACAAAAACAAAATCCAAATATTATCCATactcattgtttcattcatagagAAGCACTAGTTGCTAAAAATCTTGGACCTGAACTAAAATCTGCATTGGATATAGTAGTGAAAATAGATAATTACTTCAAAATAAGGCCCCTTAAGTGTCGACAGTTTGCGAAACTTTGTGTGGGTATGGAAGCAGACCGTTCCACCTTAATCCAGCTCACAGAAATACGATGGTTGTCAAGGGGGAAAGTAATGTCTCGTTTTTACGAATTCAGAGAAGAGTTATTGACCTTTTGTTTGCAAGAAAACCTGAAAGACTTTGTAGAATGTTTGAGTGATGACCATTGGTGTTCCAAGTTAGCATATCTTGCCAATATATTTCATGAGCTAAGCCTCATGCAGGGCAGGAACGAAAATATCTTGTCTTCTACTGACAAAATAAATGCTTTTCAGAAGAAATTGACAATATGGGAGAAACGCATAGCTGCAGGAAATTGGGAAATGTTTCCAAGTGTTTTGAAAAGGAATTGTCAAGAAACTGAGCTACTGATTTTGAACCATTTGCACACTTTGTTAAAAATCTTGACAAATATTTTCCATCAATATCTGTTGACCAGTATGACTGGATTAGAAACTCATTTGTGGAATTTGAGCCATTTGAAGAACAG of the Octopus sinensis linkage group LG1, ASM634580v1, whole genome shotgun sequence genome contains:
- the LOC115218979 gene encoding zinc finger BED domain-containing protein 5-like; its protein translation is MSGDIECNIKSKILKHKLFALQVDESTDITGKSQLLVFVRFINDEAIVEDVLCCKELPETRKGQDVFDVLNSYLEYCGLNWKNCVGICTDGVPVMTRCLKGFVLIAQKQNPNIIHTHCFIHREALVAKNLGPELKSALDIVVKIDNYFKIRPLKCRQFAKLCVGMEADRSTLIQLTEIRWLSRGKVMSRFYEFREELLTFCLQENLKDFVECLSDDHWCSKLAYLANIFHELSLMQGRNENILSSTDKINAFQKKLTIWEKRIAAGNWEMFPSVLKRNCQETELLILNHLHTLLKILTNIFHQYLLTSMTGLETHLWNLSHLKNSSH